In Arthrobacter sp. PAMC25284, a single genomic region encodes these proteins:
- the rarD gene encoding EamA family transporter RarD: MPTPDNSVPSNPLTAGRAAPPAGSPAVPRAALKPVDTETKSGALFGIAAYGLWGLMPLYFFLLQPAGAIEIVANRVVWSVIFCLGLITVTRTWRVLGSAFRNRTVLGPLTIAAVLIAINWLVYVYGVTTGQAVEASLGYFINPLVSVLLGVIVLKEKLRPLQWAAVGIGFVAVGALTVSYGKLPWIALTLAFSFGLYGFMKKRVGPRVDAVTSLTVETIVLAPTAAAAMIVLALNGTATLTTQGAGHFWLLAAAGIITAVPLLLFGASARRLPMTTIGLLQYLAPVLQFIVALTVLREAMTPDRWIGFGIVWLALVVLTVDMLRATRKNSLMRKLARATV; this comes from the coding sequence GTGCCGACCCCCGACAATTCCGTGCCCTCCAACCCGTTGACAGCCGGGCGCGCCGCTCCGCCGGCAGGCAGCCCCGCCGTGCCCCGGGCCGCGCTCAAGCCGGTCGACACGGAAACCAAATCGGGAGCCCTGTTCGGGATTGCGGCCTACGGCCTGTGGGGCCTGATGCCCCTGTATTTCTTCCTCCTGCAGCCGGCCGGCGCCATCGAAATCGTCGCCAACCGGGTCGTCTGGTCAGTAATTTTCTGCCTCGGGCTGATCACCGTGACCCGTACCTGGCGGGTTCTGGGCTCAGCCTTCCGGAACCGCACCGTGCTCGGACCGCTCACCATCGCAGCCGTGCTGATCGCCATAAACTGGCTGGTCTACGTCTACGGCGTGACCACCGGCCAGGCGGTCGAAGCCTCTCTGGGCTACTTTATTAATCCGCTCGTCTCCGTGCTGCTGGGCGTGATCGTGCTGAAGGAAAAGCTGCGGCCGTTACAGTGGGCCGCCGTCGGCATCGGCTTTGTCGCCGTCGGTGCGCTGACGGTCTCCTACGGGAAGCTGCCTTGGATTGCGCTCACGCTGGCGTTCAGCTTCGGCCTCTACGGCTTCATGAAAAAACGCGTCGGACCACGGGTTGACGCCGTCACGAGCCTCACTGTCGAGACCATCGTGCTGGCACCGACAGCCGCCGCCGCCATGATCGTCCTGGCACTCAACGGAACCGCCACCCTGACTACCCAGGGTGCGGGGCACTTCTGGCTGCTGGCGGCCGCGGGCATCATCACCGCAGTGCCTTTGCTGCTGTTCGGCGCTTCCGCCCGCCGTTTGCCGATGACGACTATCGGCCTGCTGCAATACCTCGCCCCCGTATTGCAGTTCATCGTGGCACTGACGGTCCTCAGGGAGGCCATGACGCCGGACCGCTGGATCGGTTTCGGCATCGTCTGGCTGGCCCTTGTGGTGCTCACCGTGGACATGCTCCGGGCAACGCGGAAGAACTCACTGATGCGCAAGCTCGCCCGCGCCACGGTTTAG
- a CDS encoding IS30 family transposase, whose amino-acid sequence MDPPAGTTGTTLVPVPVSALEKPIDPRFLTVQERELIRDLHAAGTSIRAIAHTLGRSPSTISRELGRNADPLMGYLPHGAHRKAAARRARPKTAKLAGDSDLRDYVKDKLLIRWSPEQISHTLVEEFPDNPEMRVSPETIYQALYVQARGGLKREIQAALRTGRTRRKPHRTGEQRTPRFVDPMVMISERPPEIEDRAVPGHWEGDLITGAYNQSAIATLVERTTRYVMLVHLPNDHTAETVRDGLVTTMATLPAHLRGSLTWDQGAEMATHRSFTLATDMPVYFCDPASPWQRGSNENTNGLLRQYFPKGTDLSAYGPEDLEHVAQELNGRPRKTLGWNTPAERLRDLLLTT is encoded by the coding sequence ATGGACCCTCCCGCCGGCACGACCGGAACGACCCTGGTCCCCGTACCGGTATCAGCGTTGGAGAAACCTATCGATCCGCGGTTCCTGACCGTGCAGGAACGGGAGCTGATCCGGGACCTGCACGCCGCCGGCACTTCGATCAGGGCGATCGCCCACACTCTGGGACGATCGCCCTCAACGATCAGCCGCGAGCTGGGCCGAAATGCCGATCCCCTGATGGGATACCTGCCCCACGGAGCTCATCGGAAGGCTGCTGCCCGGCGGGCCCGGCCCAAGACGGCCAAACTCGCAGGCGACTCGGACCTGCGTGACTACGTGAAGGACAAGCTGCTCATACGCTGGTCTCCGGAGCAGATCAGCCACACGTTGGTCGAAGAGTTCCCCGACAACCCGGAGATGCGTGTGAGCCCAGAGACGATTTATCAAGCCCTCTATGTCCAGGCCAGAGGCGGGCTCAAACGCGAGATACAGGCAGCGCTGCGCACCGGCCGGACCCGCCGCAAACCCCACCGCACCGGCGAGCAGCGCACCCCCCGGTTCGTGGACCCGATGGTCATGATCTCGGAGCGCCCGCCCGAGATCGAGGACCGCGCCGTGCCAGGCCATTGGGAGGGGGACCTTATCACCGGCGCCTACAACCAGTCAGCGATCGCGACCCTGGTCGAACGCACCACCCGCTACGTGATGCTCGTCCACCTGCCAAATGACCACACGGCCGAAACAGTCCGCGACGGACTCGTCACGACCATGGCCACCCTGCCGGCACACCTGCGAGGCTCACTGACCTGGGACCAGGGCGCCGAAATGGCCACCCACCGATCATTCACCCTTGCCACCGACATGCCCGTCTATTTCTGCGACCCCGCCAGCCCCTGGCAACGCGGCTCCAACGAGAACACCAACGGACTGCTGCGCCAGTACTTCCCCAAGGGCACCGACCTGTCCGCCTACGGGCCCGAAGACCTCGAACACGTCGCGCAGGAACTCAACGGACGCCCACGCAAAACGCTCGGCTGGAATACTCCAGCCGAGCGTCTACGTGATTTACTACTAACCACCTAA
- a CDS encoding universal stress protein → MRYVVGYTPNDRGADAVALASAMARAQGAHLDLVYVVHGRTTASQMRPEAMHASAVAQDIRMAERHGMELVPKGIEARFHVRKAESFAAGLIEAAVEYRAGLIVVGAASNGLFKRHTVGSVANALLHAAPVPVALAPRGYHQPDPIRRLTLAVGQRTGAEAAIDVAIEASGRRGVPLRLVSLVELDAERDGGDNVNAAHIHANTVLAAAARRLPEGHPVAVEVAHGRSIEEAIDDLDWDDAEILVVGSSRLAEKNKLFIGSTANKVLRALPVPMVVVPRDYERVDTIPAD, encoded by the coding sequence ATGCGATACGTAGTTGGCTACACCCCCAATGACCGCGGCGCGGATGCCGTCGCCCTCGCCTCAGCCATGGCCCGCGCGCAGGGGGCCCATCTCGACCTGGTCTACGTCGTGCACGGGCGTACGACTGCCTCGCAGATGCGCCCGGAGGCGATGCACGCCAGTGCCGTGGCGCAGGATATCCGCATGGCCGAACGTCACGGCATGGAACTCGTTCCGAAGGGCATTGAAGCCCGCTTTCATGTCCGGAAAGCGGAGTCGTTCGCGGCCGGCCTCATCGAGGCAGCGGTGGAGTACCGGGCCGGGCTGATCGTCGTCGGCGCCGCCAGCAACGGCTTGTTCAAACGGCATACGGTCGGCAGTGTGGCAAACGCGCTGCTCCACGCCGCACCGGTCCCGGTGGCACTCGCGCCGCGCGGCTACCACCAGCCGGACCCCATCAGGCGGCTGACCCTGGCCGTGGGCCAACGGACCGGCGCGGAGGCCGCGATCGACGTCGCGATTGAAGCCTCCGGGCGCCGCGGCGTGCCGCTCCGGCTGGTGTCCCTCGTGGAGCTCGACGCCGAAAGAGACGGCGGGGATAATGTCAACGCCGCCCACATCCATGCCAACACGGTCCTGGCCGCAGCCGCCCGGCGGCTGCCGGAAGGACACCCGGTCGCCGTGGAGGTTGCGCACGGCCGCAGCATCGAGGAGGCCATTGATGACCTGGATTGGGACGACGCCGAGATCCTCGTTGTCGGTTCCTCCCGCCTTGCGGAAAAGAACAAACTCTTCATTGGCAGCACAGCCAACAAGGTCCTCCGGGCGCTGCCCGTTCCGATGGTCGTGGTCCCGCGCGACTATGAGCGCGTGGACACGATCCCTGCGGACTAA
- a CDS encoding aldehyde dehydrogenase family protein encodes MTVYAQPGTEGSKVTFKDRYENWIGGEWVAPIKGQYFENITPVTGKAFCEVARGTAEDIELALDAAHKIAPSWGKTSVAERAAILNKIADRIDENLEMLAVAESWDNGKPIRETLNADLPLAADHFRYFASAVRAQEGRLSQLDDDTTAYHYHEPLGVVGQIIPWNFPILMAVWKLAPALAAGNAVVLKPAEQTPTSILVLMELIGDLLPAGVLNVVNGFGVEAGKPLASSPRIRKIAFTGETTTGRLISQYASQNLIPVTLELGGKSPNIFFNDVADSNDAFYDKALEGFALFAFNQGEVCTCPSRALVQGGIYDSFMADALARTEKIIQGNPLDTDTQLGAQASNDQLEKILSYMDIGKQEGAKILTGGARAEMTGDLAGGYYVQPTIFEGHNKMRIFQEEIFGPVVSVARFSDYDDAMGIANDTLYGLGAGVWSRNGNVAYRAGREIQAGRVWVNNYHAYPAGAAFGGYKSSGIGRENHSMMLDHYQQTKNLLVSYNENKLGFF; translated from the coding sequence ATGACTGTTTACGCCCAGCCCGGAACCGAAGGTTCGAAGGTCACGTTCAAGGACCGTTACGAGAACTGGATCGGCGGCGAGTGGGTGGCCCCGATCAAGGGCCAGTATTTCGAGAACATCACCCCGGTCACGGGCAAGGCCTTCTGCGAGGTCGCTCGCGGCACCGCGGAAGACATCGAACTGGCACTGGATGCTGCCCACAAGATCGCTCCGTCCTGGGGCAAAACCTCCGTCGCCGAGCGCGCCGCCATCCTGAACAAGATCGCGGACCGGATCGACGAAAACCTTGAGATGCTCGCCGTCGCGGAGTCCTGGGACAACGGAAAACCGATCCGCGAGACCCTCAACGCGGACCTCCCGCTCGCCGCCGACCACTTCCGCTACTTCGCCTCCGCCGTCCGCGCCCAGGAAGGCCGGCTGTCCCAGCTCGACGACGACACGACCGCCTACCACTACCACGAGCCGCTCGGCGTTGTGGGCCAGATCATTCCCTGGAACTTCCCCATCCTCATGGCCGTCTGGAAGCTCGCCCCCGCGCTCGCGGCCGGCAACGCCGTCGTCCTCAAGCCGGCCGAGCAGACCCCCACCTCGATTCTGGTCCTCATGGAGCTGATTGGTGACCTGCTGCCCGCCGGTGTCCTCAACGTGGTCAACGGCTTCGGCGTCGAGGCCGGCAAGCCGCTCGCCTCCAGCCCGCGGATCCGCAAGATCGCCTTTACCGGAGAGACCACCACGGGCCGGCTGATCAGCCAGTACGCCAGCCAGAACCTGATCCCGGTCACCCTGGAGCTCGGAGGCAAGAGCCCGAACATCTTCTTCAACGACGTCGCCGATTCCAACGACGCCTTCTACGACAAGGCACTCGAGGGCTTCGCACTCTTCGCCTTCAACCAGGGCGAGGTCTGCACGTGCCCGTCCCGCGCCCTGGTCCAGGGCGGCATCTACGATTCCTTTATGGCTGACGCCTTGGCCCGCACGGAAAAGATCATCCAGGGAAACCCGCTGGACACGGACACCCAGCTTGGTGCCCAGGCCTCCAACGACCAGCTCGAGAAGATCCTTTCCTACATGGACATCGGCAAGCAGGAGGGCGCCAAAATCCTCACCGGCGGCGCCCGCGCCGAAATGACCGGCGACCTGGCCGGCGGCTACTACGTCCAGCCGACCATCTTCGAGGGCCACAACAAGATGCGGATCTTCCAGGAAGAGATCTTCGGCCCTGTGGTCTCCGTCGCCCGTTTCAGCGACTACGACGACGCCATGGGCATCGCCAACGACACCCTCTACGGCCTCGGCGCCGGCGTGTGGTCCCGCAACGGCAACGTCGCCTACCGTGCCGGCCGCGAAATCCAGGCCGGCCGCGTGTGGGTCAACAACTACCACGCCTACCCGGCGGGGGCGGCGTTCGGCGGCTACAAGTCCTCCGGCATCGGCCGTGAAAACCACTCCATGATGCTGGACCACTACCAGCAGACCAAGAACCTGCTGGTGTCCTACAACGAGAACAAGCTCGGCTTCTTCTAA
- a CDS encoding DUF779 domain-containing protein, with protein MPATKLDAAVTRPGEDFSRVALTPEAVELLRKLWLQHGPLMFHQSGGCCDGSSPMCYPAGEFLTGDSDVLLGLFDVSDGLQPQPLEFWMSKEQFNYWSHTHLTVDVVPGRGSGFSVEAPEGKRFLIRSTLMNWPV; from the coding sequence ATGCCAGCGACGAAGCTCGACGCCGCCGTGACCCGTCCCGGTGAGGACTTCTCCCGGGTGGCGCTTACCCCAGAAGCCGTTGAACTGCTGCGGAAACTGTGGCTCCAGCACGGCCCGCTGATGTTCCACCAGTCCGGCGGCTGCTGCGACGGCTCCTCACCCATGTGCTACCCGGCCGGGGAGTTTCTCACCGGCGACTCGGACGTGCTGCTGGGATTGTTTGACGTCTCGGACGGACTGCAGCCCCAGCCTCTCGAGTTCTGGATGTCCAAGGAACAGTTCAACTACTGGAGCCACACCCACCTGACGGTCGACGTCGTCCCCGGCCGGGGGAGCGGCTTCTCGGTGGAAGCGCCGGAGGGCAAACGGTTCCTGATCCGTTCCACGCTGATGAACTGGCCCGTCTGA
- a CDS encoding GAF domain-containing protein yields MTKLVHAAAPGAYSPELRQKHASAGHEQLGSGLPGFAAAEPLHGLSPVIQASWQRSALLHANPDQPAAPLALGDDELEEYRRQHPLAAIMPVIHKLLVLPSHDSGMLVAVGDELGRLLWVEGDAALQRRAEGMMFVPGADWSEATVGTSAPGTALALGRGIQIAGAEHYKRSVHPWSCTAVPFHDPDSGALLGVVDITGTESAVAPHTLSLVEATVAAAQAQLRVERLQLAAARQSSPVRRRSTASPARIGRPSTALDDETQRSSLYRNSLQLLGRDQALLSIDGRTVALSARHSEILALLSIHPEGLNAEELCTLLYPGEASTMTLRAEMVRLRKVVQQLSPDALPESRPYRLPVDLVPDSGQVLKCLQRGAHRIALEIYRGAVLPRSEAPGIVELRHRVSSLLREALLTDGSAESLLKYAELPEARDDAGVRTAALKLLAPRSPKRAAVVADLERLEAEFGS; encoded by the coding sequence ATGACGAAGCTCGTCCATGCTGCAGCGCCCGGCGCGTATTCCCCGGAGCTGCGGCAGAAGCACGCCAGCGCAGGCCACGAACAGTTAGGCTCCGGGCTTCCGGGCTTCGCCGCCGCTGAGCCGCTCCACGGCCTGAGCCCCGTGATCCAGGCCTCGTGGCAGCGTTCCGCACTGCTCCATGCCAACCCGGACCAGCCGGCGGCTCCGCTGGCACTGGGCGACGACGAACTCGAGGAGTACCGGCGGCAGCACCCGCTGGCCGCCATCATGCCGGTGATCCACAAGCTTCTGGTCCTGCCCAGCCACGACAGCGGGATGTTGGTGGCGGTCGGTGATGAGCTCGGCCGGCTGCTCTGGGTCGAAGGTGACGCGGCACTGCAACGCCGCGCTGAGGGCATGATGTTTGTTCCCGGGGCCGACTGGTCAGAGGCCACGGTGGGCACCAGCGCACCCGGCACCGCCCTGGCGCTTGGCCGCGGAATCCAGATCGCAGGTGCCGAACACTACAAACGCTCTGTCCACCCGTGGAGTTGTACCGCTGTGCCGTTCCACGATCCGGACTCCGGTGCACTGCTGGGCGTTGTGGACATCACCGGGACGGAGTCCGCGGTGGCGCCGCATACCTTGTCCCTCGTGGAGGCAACAGTGGCCGCGGCCCAGGCCCAGCTGCGGGTGGAACGGCTCCAACTCGCCGCAGCCCGGCAGTCGTCACCGGTACGGCGCCGGAGCACGGCGTCCCCGGCCAGAATCGGGCGGCCGTCCACGGCGCTGGACGATGAGACTCAGCGCAGCAGCCTGTACCGGAACAGCCTCCAGCTGCTGGGTCGTGACCAGGCACTGCTCAGCATCGACGGCCGCACCGTGGCCCTGTCAGCGCGGCACAGCGAGATCCTGGCCCTGCTCAGCATCCATCCCGAAGGACTGAACGCGGAGGAGCTCTGCACCCTGCTCTACCCGGGGGAGGCGTCCACCATGACGCTTCGGGCCGAGATGGTCCGGCTTCGCAAAGTCGTCCAGCAGCTCAGCCCCGACGCGCTCCCGGAGTCGCGCCCTTACCGGCTGCCGGTGGACCTGGTCCCGGATTCGGGCCAGGTTCTCAAGTGCCTGCAGCGCGGCGCCCACCGGATTGCGCTTGAAATTTACCGTGGCGCTGTGTTGCCACGTTCGGAGGCCCCCGGCATCGTTGAGCTCCGGCACAGGGTCTCCTCGCTGCTGCGCGAAGCCCTGCTGACGGACGGCAGCGCGGAGTCACTGCTGAAGTACGCTGAACTGCCCGAGGCCAGGGACGACGCCGGCGTCCGGACAGCGGCGCTGAAGCTGCTGGCGCCCCGCTCGCCGAAGAGGGCCGCCGTCGTCGCCGATCTGGAACGGCTGGAAGCGGAATTCGGCTCCTGA
- the adhP gene encoding alcohol dehydrogenase AdhP: MQAAVVTKFGSDLEIQTLPVPSPGRGEALVKVLTTGVCHTDLHAAEGDWPVKPTPPFIPGHEGVGEVVALGEGVTDLAIGDLVGNAWLWSACGDCQYCRTGWETLCEAQQNAGYSVDGSFGEYMLVDSRFAARIPAGSDPVDVAPLLCAGVTVYKGLKMTEARPGQWVTISGIGGLGHIAVQYAVAMGLRVAAVDIADDKLALAKKHGAELTVNALHEDPVEVIQRETGGCHGVLVTAVHPSAFGQAIGMARRGGTIVFNGLPPGDFPAPIFEIVLKGLTVRGSIVGTRQDLEEALEFYAQGRIHPTVSTRELSEVNAVLDEMKHAKIDGRVVLRF; the protein is encoded by the coding sequence ATGCAAGCCGCAGTAGTCACCAAATTTGGCTCTGACTTGGAGATCCAGACCCTCCCCGTGCCTTCTCCCGGCCGGGGTGAGGCGCTCGTGAAAGTACTGACCACCGGCGTCTGCCACACAGACCTCCACGCCGCGGAAGGCGATTGGCCGGTGAAGCCAACACCGCCGTTCATCCCCGGCCACGAAGGCGTCGGCGAGGTTGTTGCCCTCGGTGAGGGCGTTACGGACCTGGCCATCGGAGACCTCGTCGGCAATGCGTGGCTCTGGTCCGCATGCGGCGACTGCCAGTACTGCCGCACCGGTTGGGAAACACTGTGCGAAGCCCAGCAGAATGCCGGCTACAGCGTTGATGGCTCCTTCGGCGAATACATGCTGGTGGACAGCCGGTTCGCGGCCCGGATCCCTGCTGGCTCGGACCCCGTGGACGTGGCCCCGCTGCTTTGCGCAGGGGTGACCGTCTACAAAGGACTCAAAATGACCGAGGCCCGGCCCGGCCAGTGGGTCACGATCTCGGGCATCGGCGGACTCGGCCACATCGCCGTCCAGTACGCGGTTGCCATGGGCCTCCGGGTCGCCGCAGTGGACATTGCCGACGACAAGCTCGCCCTCGCCAAAAAGCACGGTGCGGAACTGACCGTCAATGCCCTGCACGAAGATCCCGTCGAAGTCATTCAGCGCGAAACCGGAGGATGCCATGGAGTCCTGGTCACGGCGGTGCACCCGTCAGCATTCGGCCAGGCGATCGGGATGGCCCGCCGCGGCGGAACGATTGTGTTCAACGGCCTGCCGCCGGGTGACTTCCCGGCCCCGATTTTTGAGATTGTGCTCAAAGGACTGACTGTCCGTGGCTCCATCGTCGGAACTCGACAGGACCTGGAGGAGGCCCTGGAGTTCTATGCCCAGGGCAGGATCCACCCCACTGTCTCCACCCGGGAGCTCTCCGAAGTGAACGCAGTTCTCGACGAAATGAAGCACGCCAAAATTGACGGCCGCGTTGTGCTGCGGTTCTGA
- the gabT gene encoding 4-aminobutyrate--2-oxoglutarate transaminase, whose amino-acid sequence MTTTANDLTFRLEQKRRVLADFPGPKSLALTERRKAVVAAGVASSVPVYVADADGGIIHDVDGNSFIDLGAGIAVTSVGASDPAVVGAVKEAVEHFTHTCFMVTPYEGYVAVAEQLNRLTPGDHEKRTVLFNSGAEAVENAIKVARLATGRDAVVAFDHAYHGRTNLTMALTAKAMPYKTNFGPFAPEVYRMPMSYPFREENPEITGAEAAKRAITMIEKQIGGDQVAAIIIEPIQGEGGFIVPAEGFLPALAAWAKDKGIVFIADEVQSGFCRTGEWFAVNHEGVVPDIITMAKGIAGGMPLSAITGRAELLDAVHPGGLGGTYGGNPVACAAALASIGSMEQYDLNARARHIEDLAVGRLRELAAALPGGAEGSVIGDIRGRGAMLAIELVQAGSKEPNMDLTKAVAAACLKEGVIILTCGTYGNVIRLLPPLVISDELLVDGLEVLATAIKALA is encoded by the coding sequence ATGACCACTACCGCAAATGACCTCACCTTCAGGCTCGAGCAGAAGCGCCGCGTCCTGGCGGACTTCCCCGGCCCGAAGTCCCTCGCCCTGACCGAACGACGCAAGGCGGTCGTCGCCGCCGGCGTCGCCTCCAGTGTTCCGGTTTACGTCGCCGACGCCGACGGCGGCATCATCCACGACGTCGACGGCAACTCCTTCATCGACCTCGGAGCCGGCATCGCCGTGACGTCCGTCGGCGCCTCGGACCCCGCCGTCGTCGGCGCCGTCAAAGAAGCGGTCGAGCACTTCACCCACACCTGCTTTATGGTCACGCCCTACGAAGGCTACGTCGCCGTCGCCGAGCAGCTCAACCGCCTCACGCCGGGCGACCACGAGAAGCGCACCGTCCTGTTCAACTCCGGTGCCGAGGCTGTCGAGAACGCCATCAAGGTGGCCCGCCTCGCCACCGGGCGTGACGCCGTCGTCGCCTTCGACCACGCCTATCACGGACGCACCAACCTCACCATGGCGCTGACGGCCAAGGCCATGCCGTACAAGACCAACTTCGGCCCGTTCGCGCCCGAGGTCTACCGCATGCCGATGAGCTACCCGTTCCGCGAGGAAAACCCGGAGATCACCGGTGCCGAGGCGGCCAAACGGGCCATCACCATGATCGAGAAGCAGATCGGCGGGGACCAGGTCGCCGCGATCATCATCGAACCGATCCAGGGCGAGGGCGGCTTCATCGTCCCGGCCGAAGGCTTCCTGCCGGCCCTGGCCGCATGGGCCAAGGACAAGGGCATCGTCTTCATCGCGGACGAGGTCCAGTCCGGCTTCTGCCGCACCGGCGAATGGTTCGCCGTCAACCACGAAGGCGTCGTTCCGGACATCATCACCATGGCCAAGGGCATTGCCGGCGGCATGCCGCTGTCCGCGATCACCGGCCGCGCCGAACTGCTCGACGCCGTCCACCCGGGCGGCCTGGGCGGCACCTACGGCGGCAACCCGGTGGCGTGCGCTGCGGCACTGGCATCGATCGGCTCGATGGAGCAGTACGACCTCAACGCCCGCGCCCGCCACATCGAGGACCTTGCCGTCGGCCGCCTGCGCGAGCTCGCCGCTGCGCTTCCCGGCGGCGCCGAGGGTTCCGTGATCGGCGACATCCGCGGCCGCGGCGCCATGCTGGCAATCGAACTGGTTCAGGCCGGCTCCAAGGAACCGAACATGGATCTGACCAAGGCCGTCGCGGCTGCCTGCCTCAAGGAAGGCGTCATTATCCTGACTTGCGGCACCTACGGCAACGTCATCCGGCTGCTCCCGCCGCTGGTGATCAGCGATGAGCTGCTGGTGGACGGCCTCGAGGTCCTGGCCACCGCAATCAAGGCCCTCGCCTGA
- a CDS encoding FAD-dependent oxidoreductase, giving the protein MSNSAESTSKRPLRVAIVGAGPAGVYAADILTKSNEVKGGDFEVSIDLFEAYPAPYGLIRYGVAPDHPRIKGIVNALHKVLDRGDIRFLGNITYGRDLTLHDFRAFYDAVIFSTGAIKDADLDIPGIELDGSFGGADFVSWYDGHPDVPREWPLEAKEIAVIGNGNVALDVARMLAKHADELLATEIPDNVYQALKNSPVTDVHVFGRRGPAQVKFTPLELRELSHANDVDIVLYPEDFEFDQASDEAIRSNNQTRTMVNTLTNWLVEDHTEAEAPSSRRLHLHFLHSPVQIHDAGGNTSGPGKVAGIKFERMQLDGTGNVKGTGEFVDYPVQAVYRAIGYHGSPLDELEYDARRGIVPNEGGRVLDAAGNPVPGIYTTGWIKRGPVGLIGHTKGDALETIGFLLEDRLSLPPAENPDPEAIIELLEARGVKYTTWEGWMKLDAHELALGAEWSADGGAVVRERIKVVPREDMIAISRK; this is encoded by the coding sequence GTGTCCAACTCGGCCGAATCCACGTCCAAGCGTCCTCTCCGCGTTGCGATTGTTGGTGCCGGACCGGCGGGTGTGTACGCCGCGGACATCCTGACAAAGTCCAACGAGGTCAAGGGCGGCGATTTCGAGGTCAGCATTGATCTCTTCGAGGCCTATCCGGCGCCCTACGGACTGATCCGCTACGGCGTGGCGCCGGACCACCCGCGGATCAAGGGAATCGTGAACGCCCTGCACAAAGTCCTGGACCGCGGGGACATCCGGTTCCTCGGCAACATCACCTACGGCCGGGACCTGACCCTGCATGACTTCCGGGCTTTCTACGATGCCGTGATCTTCTCCACGGGCGCCATCAAGGACGCGGACCTGGATATCCCGGGCATCGAACTCGACGGATCGTTCGGCGGGGCGGACTTCGTCTCCTGGTACGACGGCCACCCCGACGTTCCGCGCGAGTGGCCGCTGGAGGCCAAGGAAATCGCGGTGATCGGCAACGGCAATGTGGCCCTCGACGTCGCCCGCATGCTGGCCAAACACGCCGACGAACTGCTCGCCACGGAAATCCCGGACAACGTCTATCAGGCGCTGAAAAACTCCCCGGTCACAGACGTGCACGTCTTCGGCCGGCGGGGCCCGGCCCAGGTGAAGTTCACGCCGTTGGAATTGCGTGAACTCAGCCATGCCAACGACGTGGACATCGTCCTCTACCCGGAGGACTTTGAGTTCGATCAGGCCTCGGATGAGGCTATCCGCAGCAACAACCAGACCCGGACCATGGTTAACACCCTCACCAACTGGCTCGTGGAGGACCACACCGAGGCCGAGGCCCCGTCCTCCCGCCGGCTGCATCTACACTTCCTGCACAGCCCCGTCCAGATCCACGACGCCGGGGGGAACACCTCCGGCCCCGGCAAGGTTGCCGGGATCAAGTTCGAGCGCATGCAGCTGGACGGTACAGGCAACGTTAAGGGAACGGGGGAGTTCGTCGACTACCCGGTCCAGGCTGTCTACCGCGCCATCGGCTATCACGGCTCGCCGTTGGATGAACTGGAATATGATGCCCGCCGCGGCATCGTCCCCAATGAAGGCGGCCGTGTGCTCGACGCCGCAGGGAACCCCGTCCCGGGAATCTACACCACGGGCTGGATCAAACGTGGACCGGTCGGACTGATCGGCCACACGAAGGGCGATGCCCTGGAGACCATCGGGTTCCTGCTCGAAGACCGTTTGTCCCTGCCGCCGGCGGAAAACCCGGACCCGGAGGCCATCATCGAGCTGTTGGAAGCCCGTGGGGTTAAATACACCACCTGGGAAGGCTGGATGAAGCTGGACGCCCACGAGCTCGCCCTCGGCGCGGAGTGGTCGGCCGACGGCGGCGCCGTCGTGCGGGAACGCATCAAGGTGGTTCCGCGCGAGGACATGATCGCGATCTCCCGCAAATAG